The proteins below come from a single Candidatus Palauibacter soopunensis genomic window:
- a CDS encoding Ig-like domain-containing protein yields the protein MPPPGARPDEIPPSIVRIRPAPDSIVVDFDGALEIRFSEPVRIPNGLAREMFVTPMETYEAEMGFSDLRLRPEDGWRDGVAYCFTIPTDGINDLLRNGMEDPVEFCFSTGGDIPDTQVEGEVIDALTGQPLEEARVIFWAGPDSIPYGAISDSIGRFATRGLPAGEYQAFGFVDRNRNMIPDRVLESYDSTSVAVSPETPAELRFVVVAPDTTPPLLARALVVGNETVQLEFDDYLLNPQPEEPGIAIRDSATNEALEIVASLIGSADAVTFPLDSAALADSIAAADSVAEADSAAVGDSTAVGDSAAVEAPSPDSVGAAASDSVTEEDPVLPSRFITVRLAAALDTGTYHVSVTGVVNVRRLAGGGDTSFVAEPEPPSGDSAAAADSVALADSAAVADSAAVADSTAAEGDSVAVEQDSVPPVPDTLDIPGVPPDTVGAPPDTVGAPPDTVRRRAPGGARRAWAPGVRGKRRRA from the coding sequence ATGCCTCCGCCGGGCGCGCGGCCGGACGAGATCCCGCCATCCATCGTCCGCATCCGTCCCGCGCCGGATTCGATCGTCGTCGACTTCGACGGCGCGCTCGAAATCCGTTTCAGCGAACCCGTGCGGATCCCGAACGGCCTTGCCAGGGAGATGTTCGTCACTCCGATGGAGACGTATGAGGCGGAGATGGGATTCTCGGACCTGCGTCTCCGGCCGGAGGACGGGTGGCGGGACGGCGTCGCATACTGCTTCACGATTCCGACCGATGGGATCAACGACCTCTTGCGCAACGGAATGGAAGATCCGGTCGAGTTCTGCTTTTCCACGGGAGGGGACATCCCGGACACGCAGGTCGAAGGAGAAGTGATCGACGCACTCACGGGGCAACCGCTGGAGGAGGCGAGGGTCATCTTCTGGGCGGGTCCGGATTCCATCCCGTACGGCGCGATCTCGGACAGCATCGGAAGGTTCGCGACGCGCGGGTTGCCGGCGGGCGAGTACCAGGCCTTCGGGTTCGTCGACCGCAATCGCAACATGATTCCCGATCGCGTCCTGGAGTCGTACGACAGTACGTCCGTGGCGGTCTCGCCGGAGACCCCGGCGGAGTTGCGGTTCGTCGTCGTGGCGCCGGATACGACGCCGCCCCTGCTCGCTCGCGCGCTCGTCGTGGGAAACGAGACCGTGCAGCTCGAATTCGATGACTATCTCCTCAATCCTCAACCGGAGGAACCCGGCATCGCGATTCGGGACTCCGCGACGAACGAAGCGCTGGAGATCGTGGCCAGCCTCATCGGTTCGGCCGACGCGGTGACGTTCCCGCTCGACTCCGCGGCGCTGGCGGACTCCATCGCGGCGGCGGATTCCGTCGCCGAGGCGGATTCCGCGGCCGTAGGCGACTCGACGGCGGTTGGCGACTCCGCGGCGGTGGAAGCTCCGAGCCCGGACTCGGTCGGCGCCGCGGCCTCCGACTCCGTCACGGAAGAGGATCCGGTGCTTCCGTCGAGGTTCATCACCGTGCGGCTCGCGGCGGCGCTCGACACCGGTACATACCACGTTTCGGTTACGGGCGTTGTGAACGTGCGCCGTCTCGCGGGAGGCGGCGATACGTCCTTCGTGGCTGAGCCGGAGCCCCCGTCCGGCGATTCCGCGGCGGCCGCCGACTCGGTCGCCCTGGCGGATTCGGCGGCGGTGGCGGATTCGGCCGCGGTGGCGGACTCGACCGCTGCCGAAGGCGATTCGGTCGCGGTGGAACAGGATTCGGTGCCACCGGTGCCCGACACTCTCGACATCCCGGGAGTCCCGCCGGACACCGTCGGGGCACCGCCGGACACCGTCGGAGCACCGCCGGACACGGTTCGAAGACGCGCCCCGGGCGGCGCGCGAAGGGCCTGGGCGCCCGGCGTCAGGGGGAAGAGGCGCCGCGCATGA